A genomic stretch from Candidatus Eisenbacteria bacterium includes:
- a CDS encoding DUF4416 family protein codes for MSEMIAPQPVLRICSCLTGYPSLLPLVEDALVHHFGQIGLKSDPFPFADTDYYEAEMGTDLHRTWFCFNKLFNPEELPKYRSLTGLIEDEFAVEKRRRVNLDPGYLDMGKLVLASLKGAADKIYMGQGVWAHTCLRYRFNKFSGPDHSFPDFIDGRFNDFFIEARRVYKRSLKTGLSP; via the coding sequence ATGTCGGAAATGATCGCGCCACAGCCGGTCCTGCGGATCTGCAGCTGTCTCACCGGTTATCCAAGCCTGCTGCCGCTTGTAGAGGACGCCCTTGTCCATCATTTTGGTCAGATTGGATTAAAGAGCGATCCCTTTCCCTTTGCTGATACCGACTACTATGAAGCTGAGATGGGTACGGATCTGCACAGAACATGGTTCTGTTTCAACAAATTATTCAATCCTGAAGAACTGCCCAAATACCGATCCCTTACAGGATTGATTGAGGATGAGTTCGCCGTTGAAAAACGACGCCGTGTTAATTTGGATCCCGGTTACCTTGATATGGGCAAACTTGTTCTTGCTTCATTGAAGGGCGCAGCCGACAAGATATATATGGGTCAAGGCGTCTGGGCGCATACCTGCCTCCGCTACCGTTTCAACAAATTCTCCGGTCCCGATCATAGTTTCCCCGACTTCATCGACGGGCGGTTTAACGATTTCTTCATTGAGGCGAGACGTGTCTACAAACGCAGCCTCAAAACTGGATTATCCCCTTGA
- a CDS encoding arylamine N-acetyltransferase, producing MTQISKTSAIFIDLYNIRPKTPDLHLLGEVSHQFANLPWENLTKFIKKHQPANPHRPGSDAQILPPSETAPLRRSEEVIGDHALVGTGGTCFSLTNALRRITGDLGFKTYPVMADMKHGANIHCALMVELGDRRFLLDPGYLVPEPISLNSARATTIRLPGYRLEYRPVNQGKEIGLYMVNDRGEETYRYRLRPWGIPEENFIQFWIQSFETSGMNQLHLNRVTSDARLSAHGMNLRVDTGRDKENVKLRGSYAEQIAARFGISQKIAQCAVEEWERQQCRK from the coding sequence TTGACCCAGATCTCAAAAACCTCGGCCATTTTTATAGATTTGTATAATATCCGGCCGAAAACCCCTGACCTGCATCTCCTCGGTGAGGTCTCCCATCAATTCGCCAATCTCCCCTGGGAAAATCTTACCAAGTTTATCAAGAAACATCAGCCGGCGAATCCGCATAGGCCGGGTTCTGATGCCCAGATTCTCCCACCCTCCGAAACCGCTCCACTGCGGCGAAGTGAGGAGGTCATCGGAGATCATGCGCTGGTGGGAACCGGCGGAACCTGTTTCTCGCTCACCAACGCCCTTCGCCGGATCACCGGCGATTTGGGTTTCAAAACCTACCCCGTCATGGCCGATATGAAACATGGGGCCAATATCCACTGTGCGTTAATGGTCGAGCTGGGCGACCGCCGGTTTCTCTTGGATCCGGGTTATCTCGTTCCCGAACCGATTTCACTGAATTCGGCCCGCGCCACCACCATCCGGCTCCCCGGATACCGTCTCGAATACCGGCCGGTTAATCAAGGGAAGGAAATTGGGCTCTATATGGTGAACGATCGGGGTGAAGAGACTTATCGATACCGGCTCCGCCCTTGGGGTATTCCGGAAGAGAATTTCATTCAATTCTGGATTCAGTCGTTTGAGACCTCAGGAATGAATCAGCTTCATTTAAACCGCGTCACCTCAGACGCCCGTCTTTCCGCACATGGAATGAATCTGCGCGTCGATACCGGCCGGGACAAGGAGAATGTTAAATTGCGCGGGAGCTATGCGGAACAGATTGCAGCCCGCTTCGGCATCTCTCAGAAAATCGCTCAGTGCGCCGTGGAGGAATGGGAGCGGCAGCAATGTCGGAAATGA
- a CDS encoding TIGR01212 family radical SAM protein (This family includes YhcC from E. coli K-12, an uncharacterized radical SAM protein.) gives MIKVLPRYRKLNTFLRSLFGERVYRVSLRGDFTCPNRDGRLGSGGCLFCNQESTEPLGFVPGQPLSQQLKQGAEYLGRRYGAKKFIAFFENYTTTYKDVGTLERLYCEALSYPGIVGLAVSTRPDCLPDEVLNLLKRISRETFLWVELGIQSANESSLEMMNRCHTVECSERAIQALHEGNIAVSAHVILDLPGESMQEVSKTAAFLADTGVQGIKIHNLHVIKNTRLAEMYNNGDYTPMELTDYVELVIRFLEKIPPHVIIQRLSGEAPRRLTVAPEWSVNKLAVLNAIEDRFEQTDSWQGKGLGISREELMRPINLPGRPAD, from the coding sequence ATGATAAAAGTCCTTCCACGATATCGCAAGCTCAACACCTTCCTGCGTTCCCTCTTTGGAGAGAGGGTTTACCGAGTGAGCTTGCGGGGGGATTTTACCTGTCCGAACCGGGATGGGCGTCTTGGTTCTGGAGGGTGCCTTTTCTGCAATCAAGAAAGCACTGAACCGTTGGGATTTGTGCCGGGACAGCCGCTATCGCAGCAATTGAAACAGGGAGCTGAATATCTGGGCCGACGATATGGAGCGAAGAAATTCATCGCCTTTTTCGAGAACTATACGACGACTTACAAAGACGTCGGCACACTGGAACGCCTCTATTGTGAGGCATTGTCGTATCCCGGCATCGTAGGGCTTGCGGTCTCGACGCGGCCGGATTGCCTGCCTGACGAGGTTCTCAACCTTCTCAAGCGAATTTCCCGCGAGACATTTCTATGGGTTGAACTGGGGATCCAAAGCGCTAATGAGTCCTCGCTCGAAATGATGAATCGCTGTCACACCGTGGAATGCTCTGAGCGGGCGATCCAAGCTCTGCATGAAGGGAATATAGCTGTTTCGGCTCATGTGATCCTGGATTTGCCCGGCGAATCAATGCAGGAAGTATCAAAGACGGCCGCTTTTTTGGCGGATACGGGCGTGCAAGGGATAAAGATCCACAATTTGCATGTCATCAAGAACACACGGCTGGCAGAAATGTACAACAATGGCGATTACACGCCCATGGAATTGACTGATTATGTCGAGCTGGTGATCCGCTTTCTTGAAAAGATCCCTCCCCATGTAATTATACAAAGGCTTAGCGGCGAAGCGCCCCGCCGGCTGACGGTGGCGCCGGAATGGTCCGTCAACAAATTGGCGGTGCTGAATGCGATCGAGGACCGGTTCGAGCAAACCGATTCTTGGCAGGGGAAGGGGTTGGGAATCTCTCGTGAAGAATTAATGCGCCCCATCAACCTCCCCGGCCGCCCTGCTGACTGA
- a CDS encoding YgiQ family radical SAM protein has translation MNHKPPIESPPLPMTRKEIQERGWNDVDIVFITGDAYIDHPSFAMAILGRVLEAEGFRVAILSQPDWHSADDWRRFGRPRLFFAVSAGNMDSMINHYTASRKVRNEDAYSPNGEINRRPDRCTLAYCQRAREAYKGVPVITGGVEASLRRIAHYDYWSDTVRRPILMDCKADLLIYGMGELGIVQAAKRLGAGESITDLRDMRGVAYPLGASADPPQGDDFIELPSYEEVKSNPISFCTMTRIAHRETNPFNARGLIQKCGNNRVVVNPPAFPMRQAEMDHAYDLPYTGKPHPSYGNSKIPAFEVIRDSIQIMRGCFGGCTFCSITAHEGRIIQSRSQKSILKEVLQKTAQRDFKGVISDIGGPTANMYEMRCTEPGIEKICRRLSCLHPTVCKFLGTSHDPLKNLMRETRSVPGIKKVFVASGIRMDLARKDPDYMKDLVSHHVGGYLKVAPEHTDPRVLALMKKPAIADFEKFHKEFHKASCRAGKEQYLIPYFISGHPGSDLDAMINLAVFLKKNNYEPDQVQDFIPGPFDIATCMYHTGYDPITMKQVYIAKHLGERKLQRALMQYFKLENWQDVRNALHKAGRLDLVGDGANCLISSQPPFEKKPGRKKTRRSKWKRK, from the coding sequence ATGAATCACAAACCACCCATTGAGTCCCCGCCCCTGCCGATGACCCGCAAGGAAATCCAGGAGCGCGGATGGAACGACGTGGATATCGTTTTTATCACCGGTGACGCCTATATCGATCACCCCAGTTTTGCCATGGCCATCTTGGGCCGTGTTTTGGAAGCAGAGGGATTTCGTGTCGCCATTTTGAGTCAACCCGACTGGCACTCGGCGGATGATTGGCGCCGGTTTGGAAGGCCGCGTCTTTTCTTCGCGGTCAGCGCCGGCAATATGGATTCGATGATCAATCACTACACCGCAAGCCGCAAGGTCCGGAATGAAGACGCTTATTCACCCAATGGCGAAATCAACCGCAGGCCGGATCGTTGCACATTAGCCTATTGTCAAAGAGCGCGGGAGGCCTACAAGGGGGTACCTGTCATAACAGGCGGCGTGGAGGCCAGTCTCCGCCGCATCGCCCACTACGATTACTGGAGTGATACGGTCCGGCGTCCCATCCTTATGGATTGCAAGGCCGATCTGCTGATCTACGGGATGGGCGAGCTCGGCATTGTTCAAGCAGCCAAAAGATTGGGCGCCGGTGAGAGCATCACCGATCTTCGCGATATGCGGGGCGTTGCTTACCCGTTGGGCGCCAGCGCCGATCCGCCGCAGGGCGACGATTTTATCGAATTGCCGTCATATGAAGAGGTCAAGTCGAATCCGATCTCGTTCTGTACCATGACGCGTATCGCCCATCGCGAGACGAATCCATTCAATGCAAGAGGTCTGATTCAGAAATGCGGCAACAACCGCGTCGTTGTTAATCCGCCGGCTTTTCCGATGAGACAGGCTGAGATGGATCATGCCTATGATCTTCCATACACGGGGAAGCCGCATCCTTCTTATGGGAACTCGAAGATTCCGGCCTTTGAAGTGATTCGTGATTCGATCCAGATCATGCGTGGGTGTTTTGGCGGGTGTACATTCTGTTCGATTACAGCGCATGAGGGGCGCATCATTCAAAGCCGGTCCCAAAAATCAATCTTAAAAGAAGTGCTGCAAAAGACGGCCCAGCGTGATTTCAAAGGCGTCATCAGTGACATCGGCGGCCCGACAGCCAATATGTATGAAATGCGTTGCACAGAACCCGGAATCGAAAAGATTTGCCGTCGTTTGAGTTGTTTGCATCCGACCGTTTGCAAATTCCTCGGAACGAGCCACGATCCCCTAAAAAATTTGATGCGTGAAACCCGCTCGGTTCCTGGTATTAAAAAGGTCTTTGTGGCATCCGGAATTCGCATGGATCTGGCCCGCAAAGACCCGGATTATATGAAAGATCTTGTCTCGCACCATGTCGGCGGGTACCTGAAGGTGGCGCCCGAGCATACCGATCCCCGGGTTCTCGCCCTTATGAAAAAACCTGCCATTGCTGATTTTGAGAAATTTCATAAGGAGTTCCACAAAGCCTCATGCCGTGCCGGCAAGGAGCAGTATCTCATCCCCTATTTCATCTCCGGGCACCCGGGTAGTGATCTTGATGCAATGATCAATCTCGCCGTATTTCTAAAAAAGAATAATTACGAGCCCGACCAGGTTCAGGATTTCATCCCTGGACCCTTTGACATTGCGACCTGCATGTATCACACAGGGTACGATCCGATCACAATGAAGCAGGTCTATATCGCCAAACACCTCGGCGAGCGGAAACTGCAGCGGGCCCTCATGCAATACTTCAAACTGGAGAATTGGCAGGATGTAAGGAACGCCCTCCATAAGGCGGGACGACTTGATTTAGTGGGCGATGGGGCTAATTGCCTTATCTCATCACAACCGCCGTTTGAGAAGAAGCCGGGTCGCAAAAAGACCCGGCGCTCCAAATGGAAGCGGAAATAG
- a CDS encoding insulinase family protein: protein MTSCIKVLVSAGAIFIFSAMVPAAAQNIDAKEYWLDNGMQVLMVERHESPTIMASIFARVGSANETTGITGISHLFEHMMFKGTEKIGTKDIKRDREIMAQLDSLRALMRDEEKIMREQLRRGEIEDMLDPEAKTPRYRELDARFDALILEQRDLIIKDQLNEIYNKNGGFFLNAFTAEDMTGYFVRVPKNKIELYMWLESDRFSNPVFREFYSERDVVREERRLGVDSTPTGLIEEDFSAMFWKSSSYHWGVIGWSSDLGSITREQAHDYFGTYYAPNNLTMILVGDLEPDKMIKLVKQYFEQIPRGRKLPPDVYTLEEKQHGEKRLIAEAETNPKAEIWYHTVAWKHKDSYPLEVLAGIMSGKTGRLYKELVEQRGIAKGSSAGGRRMFGGGGLGGQCQPAVDEVCRRLHDFRRGSFRCP from the coding sequence ATGACAAGTTGCATAAAGGTTCTGGTTTCTGCAGGCGCTATTTTTATCTTTTCAGCCATGGTTCCTGCGGCCGCACAAAATATTGATGCCAAAGAGTACTGGCTGGACAATGGCATGCAGGTGCTGATGGTTGAGAGACATGAATCACCGACGATAATGGCCTCTATCTTCGCCAGAGTCGGTTCTGCCAATGAGACGACCGGTATCACGGGTATCTCCCACCTCTTTGAACATATGATGTTCAAGGGAACCGAAAAAATCGGAACCAAAGACATCAAGCGGGATCGTGAAATCATGGCGCAGCTCGATTCGTTGCGAGCATTGATGCGCGATGAAGAGAAAATCATGCGCGAGCAGCTCCGGCGCGGTGAAATCGAAGACATGTTGGATCCGGAGGCAAAAACACCACGATATCGTGAACTCGACGCAAGATTCGATGCATTGATTCTCGAGCAGCGCGATTTGATTATCAAGGATCAGCTTAACGAAATCTACAATAAGAATGGCGGTTTTTTTCTAAATGCCTTCACTGCAGAAGATATGACCGGGTATTTTGTCCGTGTTCCCAAGAACAAGATTGAATTGTACATGTGGCTCGAATCCGACCGGTTCAGCAATCCTGTTTTCAGGGAATTTTATTCCGAGCGAGACGTTGTCCGCGAGGAGCGCCGGCTGGGCGTCGATTCGACGCCAACCGGACTGATCGAGGAAGATTTCAGCGCTATGTTCTGGAAATCATCGTCATATCATTGGGGTGTTATCGGCTGGTCTTCAGATCTAGGAAGTATCACCCGCGAGCAAGCTCATGATTACTTCGGAACATATTACGCGCCGAACAATCTGACCATGATTCTGGTGGGTGACCTGGAGCCGGACAAGATGATCAAGCTGGTCAAACAGTACTTTGAACAGATTCCGCGTGGAAGGAAACTGCCACCGGATGTTTACACATTGGAAGAGAAGCAGCATGGTGAGAAGCGGTTAATTGCCGAGGCGGAAACAAACCCCAAGGCCGAGATCTGGTATCACACCGTTGCATGGAAACACAAAGATAGTTATCCCCTTGAGGTTTTGGCCGGCATCATGAGCGGGAAGACCGGGCGGCTCTATAAGGAACTCGTGGAGCAGAGAGGGATCGCAAAAGGCTCCAGCGCCGGCGGCAGACGCATGTTCGGTGGGGGGGGGCTTGGAGGTCAATGCCAGCCAGCAGTCGATGAAGTATGCCGGCGCCTTCATGATTTCCGCCGAGGGTCTTTCCGGTGTCCGTAG
- a CDS encoding insulinase family protein, with amino-acid sequence MKMFVILSSARVVMLVSILVLGVLPVLTSGLSADGIVDHPDQLRFEALNYQPPKPGDYRHELKCGIRAYIAENQEVPTFQVTVLIRTGSIYESLEKAGLASMTAYLMRNAGVEGMTSKELDERLAYLAGEITIRISDAEGQATLFCLSKDIDEGLALLKNVLKSPVFDQEMVDRYRTDVLSELEQRNAETSSIESREWNFLMYGDHPSTIGDRKTEQSIKSITREDLGAFHKKYFFPENFTLAVSGDFKTRNILLKLDQMFEGWGNQPLDLPIIPDQIPDPIPGVYLIKKADVNQSRIRVGHLGAKRDIEDQYALMVMNDILGGGGFTSRITRRVRSDEGLAYSAGSRFGRPILYPGTFYGFFQTKHATAAFGTRLIVDEIRRIREEKCDEETVENAKAGFISNIVNPFSNKNSIVNTFAEDDYTGRPDDYWQNYTKNIEAVTADDVLAAAQKYLHPDKLVFLVVGDPEAVEAGSDKHAERYSDFGDMTILPLRDPMTLEVK; translated from the coding sequence ATGAAAATGTTTGTCATTCTGTCATCTGCGCGAGTGGTAATGCTGGTATCCATTCTTGTCCTTGGCGTGTTGCCGGTTCTAACATCCGGGTTGTCTGCTGATGGTATTGTTGATCACCCGGATCAATTGAGATTTGAAGCGTTGAATTATCAGCCGCCCAAGCCGGGCGATTACCGGCATGAGTTGAAGTGCGGTATCAGGGCCTATATCGCAGAAAACCAGGAGGTGCCGACATTTCAAGTCACCGTATTGATCCGGACCGGCTCGATTTATGAATCGCTAGAAAAGGCCGGATTAGCTTCAATGACCGCCTATCTTATGCGGAATGCCGGTGTCGAGGGGATGACCTCAAAGGAACTTGACGAACGCCTGGCCTACTTGGCGGGGGAAATCACGATCCGCATCAGCGATGCTGAGGGACAGGCTACGCTCTTTTGCTTGTCAAAGGATATAGATGAAGGTTTGGCGCTCTTGAAAAATGTTTTAAAATCTCCAGTATTTGATCAGGAAATGGTGGATCGTTATAGAACCGATGTCCTATCAGAGCTGGAGCAAAGGAACGCCGAAACGTCATCAATCGAGTCCCGCGAATGGAACTTTCTGATGTATGGCGATCATCCGAGCACGATAGGGGATCGCAAGACCGAACAGAGTATTAAATCAATTACGCGTGAAGATCTCGGGGCCTTTCACAAAAAATACTTTTTTCCAGAGAATTTCACGCTCGCTGTCTCCGGCGATTTCAAAACAAGGAATATATTATTGAAATTGGATCAGATGTTTGAGGGGTGGGGCAATCAGCCTCTCGATCTCCCGATCATTCCAGATCAAATTCCTGATCCAATACCCGGGGTCTATTTGATCAAGAAAGCGGATGTGAATCAGTCGAGAATCAGAGTGGGCCACCTGGGCGCCAAAAGGGATATTGAGGACCAGTACGCTTTGATGGTGATGAATGACATTCTTGGAGGAGGCGGATTCACATCGCGGATTACGCGGCGAGTTCGATCCGACGAAGGCCTTGCCTACAGTGCCGGCAGCAGATTCGGGCGTCCCATCCTATATCCAGGAACATTCTATGGGTTCTTCCAAACCAAGCATGCGACGGCGGCCTTTGGAACGCGGCTCATTGTTGACGAGATTAGGCGTATCCGCGAAGAAAAATGTGATGAAGAGACCGTAGAGAATGCCAAGGCCGGTTTCATTAGCAATATTGTGAATCCCTTCAGCAACAAGAACTCCATTGTCAACACGTTTGCGGAGGATGACTATACGGGGCGGCCGGATGATTATTGGCAAAATTATACAAAAAACATCGAGGCGGTCACGGCGGATGATGTGCTTGCAGCTGCACAAAAATATCTGCATCCCGACAAGCTGGTTTTCCTGGTTGTTGGAGATCCAGAGGCGGTGGAAGCCGGTTCAGATAAGCATGCAGAGCGCTATTCCGACTTCGGCGATATGACCATCCTCCCCCTAAGAGATCCAATGACCCTCGAAGTGAAGTAG
- a CDS encoding PorT family protein, whose amino-acid sequence MRLKVMTFILIGICFLAVQAAPAAEVQFGIKGGANRAQTSLDNPPSDQDRGAITGFGGGAVLTFGLGEVISLDTEILYLQKGVHTEAVLDDGNWAQGFENDFKLDYVTFSPLLKIGGQGKSFSPYFIAGPEISYLVKATANETYWYGSPSEKQKKETTLDEFMEELTWGWTAGGGLEIPTESVSIFFEGRYAQGLSNIWTQESTSAWGEEKPSGIYIFGGIRF is encoded by the coding sequence ATGCGGCTAAAAGTAATGACGTTTATTCTTATCGGCATCTGTTTTCTTGCCGTCCAGGCCGCGCCTGCGGCTGAAGTTCAGTTCGGAATCAAGGGCGGGGCCAACCGCGCGCAGACCAGCCTGGATAATCCTCCATCTGATCAGGACAGAGGCGCCATCACCGGTTTTGGCGGGGGCGCGGTTCTCACATTCGGCCTGGGGGAAGTCATCAGCTTAGATACGGAAATTCTATATCTCCAAAAAGGTGTCCATACAGAAGCTGTTCTTGATGATGGAAACTGGGCTCAGGGGTTCGAAAATGATTTCAAGCTCGACTATGTCACCTTTTCCCCACTATTGAAGATCGGGGGGCAAGGAAAGTCCTTCTCACCATACTTTATCGCCGGTCCGGAGATCAGTTATCTGGTGAAGGCCACCGCCAATGAAACTTATTGGTATGGATCCCCATCGGAAAAACAGAAAAAGGAAACCACCTTGGATGAATTTATGGAGGAGCTTACGTGGGGCTGGACCGCGGGTGGTGGCCTCGAGATTCCGACAGAGAGTGTCTCCATTTTCTTCGAGGGACGCTATGCTCAAGGCTTGAGTAATATCTGGACGCAGGAAAGCACTTCCGCCTGGGGTGAGGAGAAGCCGAGCGGGATCTACATTTTTGGGGGCATTCGGTTTTAA
- a CDS encoding VCBS repeat-containing protein, with protein MYTDNFRATGRLVAPFVLVALLMISSAVLAPVLGDWDLHSVDTNLTGAKSVFAADMNDDDVPDLVATGSTNHEVFWYEAPLWTKHAIDDSLGGAQDVFVAFVNNDTIPDVVATGLSADDVVWYEGPTWIKHYIDAEFDGAKNLFVIDLDGDLDVDVVATGRAADELAWYENDNLTWTKHTIDATLDYAEAVYVADLNGDDDLDIVATSYGTGSVYWYEGPSFTRRIVASAQVGPMSVFVADVNGDDIPDIIGTEQDISDVVWYEGPGPLWYKHTIDNDLYSAREVVAEDMDGDEDLDIVASGYLADDVVWYEAPFWTKHAVDSNLDGAYGIVVHDMDGDLGPDVVAVGQQGGDVNWYENPNSSVNVYIIPNPVQISLADENGGDYSDSFVCYYLGGGSGGVYGYSIDVEWDNTVVSASNFDFQRPDTGPFASAILFQVTTKASDGNGIYRVQIDAALGGGGSGTFGEDELFKGLFTAVGAPAYATSNLNLILNEFRDNLNQTLSGFTALDGLVLVDLINPSVVGVAIANQTLAHTDDFIKDTDDAQVTVTVVDANPAFSLANIEADLSGLGGGAAVNPDSYVANVATWTLPGVVLTPSDGTVTVTVTATDPETNQTVNSGTITADNTKPTAFTGMTILPGHQTISLSWDDPSTYDLNYDGVVIQYNNWGNYPAYAYDGGPADPGFPQGEAEGTNLYTGTDLLVDHTFVTPARDIYSYAGFVYDIARNYSDPEVSGDNEGRATNYWLADVVPNTAWDGFVSTADISALGATYYQYTNNQCDVGPTNNGSPRGIPVPDGTIGFDDLMIFALNYGVVSPIQAPPAFSDDMIAGAGVGMNLELPEAISTGSEFVATVMLEDEDAIVKGARFVVTFDASVVEYLGVQKGALLNSLDTFFKEVSTNGSPDLHMAALGAGMTFGGSGELVQLRFRLISSGDMMLKLENLIARDVGNNDLMPMTTDVITPSSTGIPTHVYLKANMPNPFGRSTSIVFGMPKAGSAQLAIYDTSGRLVRTLVDGSLPAGEYNYTWDRRSAAGNPVSSGLYFYQLSTSGRTVTHKMVVVE; from the coding sequence ATGTACACCGATAACTTCAGAGCGACTGGCCGCCTAGTCGCTCCTTTTGTTCTGGTAGCGCTGCTGATGATCTCATCAGCCGTGCTGGCGCCGGTGTTGGGTGATTGGGATTTGCATTCTGTTGATACCAACCTGACTGGTGCGAAGAGTGTATTTGCGGCCGACATGAATGATGATGACGTGCCGGATCTGGTCGCAACAGGCTCAACGAATCATGAGGTCTTCTGGTACGAAGCACCTCTCTGGACCAAACATGCTATTGATGACAGCTTGGGTGGCGCTCAAGACGTCTTTGTCGCTTTTGTGAATAACGATACCATTCCGGACGTTGTGGCCACCGGCTTAAGTGCCGATGATGTTGTTTGGTATGAAGGACCCACATGGATAAAGCATTACATTGATGCTGAATTTGATGGAGCAAAAAACCTCTTTGTCATCGATCTCGATGGCGATCTTGATGTTGATGTTGTCGCGACCGGCAGAGCGGCGGATGAGCTTGCTTGGTATGAGAATGACAATCTTACCTGGACCAAGCATACAATCGATGCAACTCTGGACTATGCCGAAGCGGTTTATGTCGCTGATCTCAACGGTGATGATGATCTCGATATCGTTGCTACATCCTATGGTACGGGTAGTGTCTATTGGTATGAAGGACCGAGTTTTACAAGGCGCATCGTTGCGTCAGCTCAAGTCGGTCCCATGTCGGTCTTCGTCGCGGATGTAAATGGTGACGACATTCCAGATATCATCGGGACGGAGCAGGATATCAGTGATGTTGTTTGGTATGAAGGACCTGGGCCTCTCTGGTACAAGCACACGATCGATAATGATTTGTATTCGGCCCGCGAAGTTGTTGCTGAAGATATGGATGGCGATGAAGATCTCGATATCGTCGCATCCGGATACCTGGCGGATGACGTTGTTTGGTATGAGGCTCCATTCTGGACCAAGCATGCTGTTGATTCAAACCTTGACGGTGCTTATGGAATCGTCGTCCATGACATGGACGGTGATCTAGGACCTGATGTCGTCGCGGTTGGGCAGCAGGGCGGCGATGTTAACTGGTATGAGAACCCGAATTCCTCGGTTAACGTTTACATTATCCCTAATCCTGTTCAGATTAGCCTTGCCGATGAGAATGGCGGAGATTATTCCGATTCATTTGTTTGCTATTATCTCGGTGGCGGCTCCGGTGGCGTCTACGGGTATTCAATCGATGTGGAGTGGGACAATACAGTCGTCTCCGCCTCGAATTTTGATTTCCAAAGACCGGATACCGGACCCTTCGCCTCAGCTATTCTCTTCCAGGTAACGACAAAGGCGTCTGATGGAAATGGGATTTACAGAGTCCAGATCGATGCCGCTCTCGGAGGTGGTGGAAGTGGAACATTCGGTGAGGATGAGCTGTTCAAGGGGCTGTTCACTGCTGTCGGCGCACCGGCTTATGCGACGTCGAATCTGAACCTCATTCTGAATGAGTTCAGAGACAACCTGAACCAGACGCTGAGCGGATTTACCGCCCTTGATGGCTTGGTACTCGTCGATCTGATCAATCCTTCGGTGGTTGGGGTAGCAATCGCCAACCAGACCTTGGCGCACACAGATGATTTTATCAAAGACACGGATGATGCTCAGGTTACGGTGACAGTTGTCGATGCCAACCCTGCCTTCTCGCTCGCGAATATCGAGGCGGATCTTTCTGGCTTGGGAGGCGGCGCAGCGGTGAACCCGGACAGCTATGTAGCTAATGTAGCGACATGGACATTGCCGGGAGTCGTTTTAACTCCGTCGGATGGAACGGTGACGGTGACGGTAACGGCCACGGATCCGGAGACGAATCAGACTGTGAATTCCGGAACCATTACAGCAGATAACACCAAGCCGACAGCTTTTACCGGAATGACTATCCTGCCGGGTCATCAGACAATCAGCCTCAGCTGGGATGATCCATCAACGTATGATCTGAACTATGATGGTGTTGTTATTCAATATAACAACTGGGGCAATTACCCGGCCTACGCATATGACGGTGGTCCGGCCGATCCGGGATTCCCACAAGGTGAGGCAGAGGGAACGAACCTCTATACCGGAACCGATCTACTCGTCGATCATACGTTTGTAACACCTGCTCGCGATATTTACAGTTATGCCGGGTTTGTCTATGATATCGCCCGGAACTACAGCGATCCGGAGGTGAGCGGCGACAATGAAGGCCGTGCGACCAACTACTGGCTGGCCGATGTTGTCCCGAACACAGCATGGGATGGTTTCGTCAGTACGGCTGATATCAGCGCTTTGGGAGCGACCTATTACCAGTACACTAACAACCAGTGCGACGTGGGGCCTACCAACAATGGTTCGCCGCGGGGCATCCCGGTGCCCGATGGTACGATCGGTTTCGATGATCTTATGATCTTCGCCCTGAACTATGGTGTGGTTTCTCCTATCCAAGCGCCGCCGGCATTCTCTGATGACATGATCGCCGGCGCCGGCGTTGGTATGAATCTTGAGCTTCCGGAGGCGATCAGTACCGGCAGCGAGTTTGTCGCAACCGTCATGTTGGAAGATGAAGATGCCATCGTTAAAGGTGCCCGTTTTGTTGTAACCTTTGATGCGAGTGTTGTTGAGTATCTCGGCGTTCAGAAGGGCGCGCTTCTTAATTCCTTGGACACCTTCTTCAAAGAGGTTTCAACAAACGGCTCGCCCGACCTTCATATGGCGGCTTTGGGCGCTGGGATGACCTTCGGCGGTTCCGGCGAATTGGTTCAACTCCGGTTCCGACTGATCAGCTCCGGTGACATGATGCTGAAGCTGGAGAATCTCATTGCCCGCGACGTGGGTAATAATGACCTGATGCCGATGACCACCGATGTCATAACCCCGTCATCGACAGGTATTCCTACGCATGTTTATCTGAAGGCCAATATGCCCAATCCGTTCGGCCGTTCCACGAGCATTGTTTTTGGAATGCCTAAAGCGGGTTCGGCGCAGTTGGCTATCTATGATACTTCCGGTCGTCTCGTACGAACCCTGGTTGATGGTTCGTTGCCGGCTGGTGAATACAATTACACTTGGGATCGCCGTTCAGCGGCCGGTAATCCGGTTTCCAGTGGTTTGTATTTCTATCAGCTTTCAACGTCAGGACGCACCGTTACCCACAAGATGGTGGTTGTAGAATAG